A single Venturia canescens isolate UGA chromosome 1, ASM1945775v1, whole genome shotgun sequence DNA region contains:
- the LOC122418202 gene encoding calcineurin-binding protein cabin-1-like, whose translation MMKISALNEAPQPRPENDDEDAQTITKEAQEQIALTEYNRALELMKANKVQDALLIFKDLLDTELLDQVEKSEIPDGKSRPMLSLKYSCFKNIGAIEASLENYEEAIENYWEAANLDDTDVSLWYRIGCLAMTISNLELACSAFKQGLKCNPNHWPCLDNIISVLYAVPDYMNCLLFISMALERDPSYVKGLAFREKIFKDIPYFEESYKMYNVEWALDPPMDSEYDKILGEKLIHEAKEIADKWAESCKSEFIHKPLPVLHLNKPLVKSTWLDLGDSLITMHKWMSDNCCNFVSRVVLEFQKPIEDESRVSSTEDNNVEESEDYAEAEISESGSVNRKLDIDHLENDVKMETDIEEMDVTENSDDQRVPNADFDTEIRLELEEDVKSSSSDIQIIEDEDPFKIPNIEIPRSEKNIDDQREKSHEDPLDYPEAMIVAEDEEAVKSPIEKISNEISNCEKSNEENADKSNQGSTDKSIEKLNEKSNERTEAKEEGQKVKKRRRSSLCFLQQWAWSSSSMRRSARVRGSSRREAERDDVQLEETLRRMFPSTLLPDGIKLTKEDPFKNIDDSMDTMDVYQLFANREKNGALREGSKSTESSKPSSPEVADLPQYFGTEAENADVEEFINEHSGKSNLMIIIAKYTEFLSIKWNHDWPKEMGTIYLQAYSYTREHIPHHSPFGFDEDNGILKYDAEMTLLFGELHTDRWMDAKPDTVPTSRLDKVGTGMPSEELGHIIFASVRDDLFSEENMTYLLRVLWLKANIFHCQGDTDIVIETLESLLCHMDEFKKHQTFLPSVRLPNCKYNSRINIPIIEKMLTAIRRGQRLAEVQRLYDEKKYAELAATLQDTFKFAKQQQKLVPHIKVTTERIDQLSMLLDSLWRLEQYEECYVWSEACLNESWQNYLNVNDDGEQKKWATSVLKCLEKLESCVNEVSTFVVRYLPENRLARLVQNLVQMVCHQLDVTENAVEMPLETVLPWILLHYVLQYEEDKGRAKSPSQKTKEQNSDEEYEDEDIPTSIMILLTAHEFLGRHSWCCIDGAKLLIFTMKLVIPRLRTPQFASVRDKLSKHIEQIFYCLYGHPNKDKRTKPKYLEDHRVPQIELTWEGAQLLFDFYRPDQLPEFDTPRAASINAETHSLFKKVISLVPEEHDPSQKIDEVTAYIVGERDLMPTVKKPLPYQVSSIYALLGDYLFKYNQYANSVSYFLMDLCLHPEAFNSWATLAMVMGTEFGTALTSCKPLPDTKKLLFDAKMVQFCYQRAVELVPAQSVIWIEYGTFAYTVHSFCSRLLKQETDTLSMERFAELESRKETTLDIAVNCFISANRVFLSNIDDNTHVHDERWLYHYMLAKIAEKKNEDPPVFLDHYAKASNWLRKNNAQYPPRIPHKNPSYFSVEALEVHYRIHACILKYLEQHEGKPLKKSLGQVFMDHLLECASGPFMQHESKLSRTKRPGSNGYPEVSPSENVATELPKSRANQEKRLNSVEEIPGPEKPDTLGKSSKNELRKRHTDTQQEDNGKRIKLGSVSHLQLMQDVVGLIDDLITKVCDIAATRESSGDEIIILSSDENELVQKITMKEEVKRKEADKISNNDRISSSVEKKLQGLNSPLRKTENVQDLMDELMKRTMELGNEGQISPPDDEDTRKSDGKWLINDEVQTSEGRFLTNKEREKDSKEKNSDRKKTQINLVKDEGTLSRRGSQESTTTTQTTTTTTETNNSSSSSSDESSSSEDSSESDSSSSSDSESAESETEKKKPIPELGEKEEYLTDAEVGKLIGYCLAGLEQCVLRFPEHYKSVYRICHYYFNNKTAKDNAKCRDLFLGTYKCQYYTERTVQGLFADRKNNNFFNGVWRNPIEEIDRPGSFASHMSRCITLLMQILKETDDSLMLLDLYGQLRRLPDPDKKYLRDSEREQLSRQALTLCIQSLRTRIQNMSPPPPVVDNLQMYRSDPRKQVLLDVYKIYREIQKIYAPKDSTIQAFAALLIDSYKAYTGIKNAEGNVIEVALKYCQQMTNASKMAESNPISMTGVGAIPTTSSSPIATSQPLSLPTSPQTHQTRKPYKSSTATGRPRGRPPNVNKYLQAMQQSAGMTGQFNTKGSFGNYLGVSANNALMNAYFMNPLMDPTMLSAVLAAGMGGPIDPLAAVNYFNQMGNYQDILRQYQNNLSSITNLAAGFGNMATSLPSTMTNTVPTMSSVTSSTGGSTSSGNLGNLGGMGNLSSLTVQQLLNLSNNSNAASSRAAPMYHQAGSKAPTTTSTTKEVPSVSITPVGSNMQQQQLMKTKMPKHSSSSSSHNEPMPAHMTKAMPIPQATTKTSTHPPTTQVSLLKPSVVAQTKIPPPKQMSAPQIRVSKSLTEPQPAHNSSHPSLTAGNSSVSTGNVLQAAHSSVLQGPNAMSMKPTSSNMGMPNSRNPTLTSGTSLQHKLLSKKMAQQAQPPMPMKPQSMPKKQKTSKSSISQLPNNLQSLLNTMSGVGTHAMGQPAFLPQELSGISVSPVGPSVAKPPPPPKHPPYRKVTSKPKTTSMEMPGSIQPSLPAANTAETLSMLSQLQQQSHLEIIPQQKSHAKPSQVDYSKNLPLSLSIVPPQKLVENVRPTSSECMSVYELPRTKTNANLSKTKESKHAKDSVEIITLDD comes from the exons atgatgaaaatatcgGCTCTGAACGAGGCACCTCAGCCCCGGCCTGAGAACGATGATGAAGATGCTCAAACTATCACGAAAGAAGCCCAG GAACAAATTGCTCTCACGGAGTATAACAGAGCACTGGAACTGATGAAAGCGAATAAAGTGCAGGATGCTTTGTTGATTTTCAAAGATCTTTTGGATACAGAATTGTTGGATCAGGTGGAAAAATCGGAGATACCAGATGGAAAATCTCGTCCTATGTTATCACTGAAATACTCATGTTTCAAGAATATCGGAGCGATAGAGGCGTCTTTGGAAAATTATGAAGAAGCGATAGAGAATTATTGGGAAGCGGCAAATCTTGATGACACCGATGTGAGCCTGTGGTACAGAATCGGATGTTTAGCTATGACGATTTCTAATCTCGAATTAGCTTGTTCAGCGTTCAAGCAGGGTTTGAAATGTAATCCAAATCATTGGCCTTGCTTAGACAACATAATATCCGTTCTTTACGCTGTGCCTGACTACATGAACTGTTTGCTCTTTATATCGATGGCTTTGGAACGAGATCCCTCATACGTCAAGGGTTTAGCtttcagagaaaaaatattcaaggaCATTCCGTACTTTGAAGAAAGTTATAAAATGTACAATGTCGAATGGGCTCTGGATCCTCCGATGGACAGCGAATACGATAAAATATTAGGTGAAAAATTGATCCACGAGGCAAAAGAGATTGCTGATAAATGGGCTGAGTCTTGTAAATCCGAATTCATTCATAAGCCTCTGCCTGTTTTACATTTGAACAAACCTCTTGTCAAATCGACATGGCTCGATTTGGGTGATAGTTTAATTACGATGCACAAATGGATGAGCGATAATTGCTGCAATTTCGTAAGTCGAGTTGTCCTCGAGTTTCAAAAACCGATCGAGGACGAATCTCGTGTTTCCTCGACAGAAGACAACAACGTTGAAGAGTCTGAAGATTATGCAGAGGCAGAGATTTCCGAATCTGGCAGCGTCAACCGAAAGCTCGACATCGATCATTTAGAAAATGATGTCAAAATGGAAACTGATATCGAAGAAATGGATGTGACGGAAAATTCGGATGATCAGCGTGTACCGAACGCTGATTTCGATACAGAAATACGATTGGAGCTTGAAGAAGACGTCAAATCAAGCTCGAGCGATATCCAGATAATCGAAGACGAGGATCCTTTCAAAATTCCGAACATCGAGATTCCGcgatctgaaaaaaatatcgatgacCAGCGTGAAAAGAGCCACGAAGATCCTCTCGATTATCCGGAAGCCATGATCGTGGCCGAAGACGAGGAAGCTGTCAAATCCCCGATCGAAAAAATCTCCAACGAGATAAGCAACTGCGAAAAATCGAATGAGGAAAATGCCGATAAATCGAATCAAGGCAGTACAGACAAGAGTATAGAAAAGttgaacgaaaaatccaacgaacGTACTGAAGCCAAGGAAGAGGGTCAAAAGGTGAAGAAACGCCGGAGGAGCTCGTTGTGTTTTTTACAACAATGGGCATGGAGCAGCAGCAGTATGAGAAGATCAGCGAGAGTCCGTGGCTCGAGTAGGCGAGAAGCCGAGAGGGACGATGTCCAATTGGAGGAAACTCTGAGACGGATGTTTCCCAGCACTTTGTTACCGGACGGTATTAAATTAACGAAAGAAGATCCTTTCAAGAACATCGACGATTCGATGGACACGATGGACGTTTATCAGTTGTTTGCGAATCGTGAGAAAAACGGAGCTTTGAGAGAAGGAAGTAAAAGTACAGAGAGTTCGAAACCCTCGAGTCCGGAGGTAGCAGACTTGCCACAGTATTTCGGGACCGAGGCAGAAAACGCGGACGTTGAAGAATTCATTAACGAGCACAGTGGTAAGAGTAACTTGATGATAATCATTGCTAAATATACTGAATTTTTAAGCATAAAATGGAACCACGATTGGCCGAAGGAGATGGGAACGATTTATCTACAGGCTTACTCGTACACGCGAGAACACATCCCGCATCATTCGCCTTTTGGTTTCGACGAGGACAACGGTATACTCAAATACGATGCCGAAATGACTCTTCTCTTCGGCGAGCTCCATACCGATCGTTGGATGGACGCGAAACCCGATACAGTGCCCACGTCGAGGCTCGACAAAGTCGGAACGGGCATGCCATCCGAAGAGCTCGGTCACATAATATTCGCGAGTGTTCGCGACGATTTATTCAGCGAGGAAAACATGACGTATCTCTTGAGAGTCCTTTGGCTAAAGGccaatatatttcattgtcaGGGAGATACGGACATCGTGATCGAGACGCTGGAATCGTTGCTGTGTCACATGGACGAGTTTAAGAAACACCAGACTTTTTTGCCTTCTGTAAGGTTACCGAACTGCAAATATAATTCTCGCATAAATATACCAATTATCGAGAAAATGTTGACTGCCATACGTCGGGGACAGAGGCTCGCGGAAGTGCAACGTTTGTACGACGAGAAAAAGTACGCTGAGCTCGCAGCGACGCTCCAGGACACATTCAAATTTGCCAAACAGCAACAAAAGCTTGTGCCGCATATAAAAGTAACGACCGAACGTATCGATCAGCTGTCAATGCTGCTCGACAGCCTGTGGAGGCTCGAGCAGTACGAGGAATGTTACGTATGGTCGGAAGCTTGTCTCAACGAATCCTGGCAGAATTATCTCAACGTGAACGACGATGGGGAACAAAAAAAGTGGGCAACGAGCGTGCTCAAGTGTCTCGAGAAACTCGAGTCTTGTGTCAACGAAGTCAGCACTTTTGTCGTCAGATATTTACCCGAGAATCGTCTCGCTCGTCTCGTACAAAATCTCGTACAAATGGTTTGTCATCAATTGGACGTTACGGAAAACGCTGTTGAGATGCCACTAGAAACTGTGCTGCCCTGGATCTTGTTACACTACGTATTGCAATACGAAGAAGACAAAGGTCGAGCCAAATCACCGTCCCAAAAGACTAAGGAACAAAATTCCGACGAGgagtacgaggacgaggacaTACCCACGTCGATCATGATTCTTCTGACAGCTCACGAGTTTCTCGGTCGCCATTCATGGTGTTGCATCGACGGGGCTAAACTATTGATATTTACGAtgaaactcgttattccaagACTTCGTACGCCACAGTTTGCCTCCGTTCGTGACAAACTCAGTAAACACATCGAACAAATATTTTACTGTCTCTACGGACACCCGAACAAAGACAAGAGAACTAAACCCAAATATCTCGAGGATCATCGAGTACCGCAAATCGAACTCACCTGGGAAGGTGCTCAAttacttttcgatttttatagaCCCGATCAATTGCCCGAATTCGACACACCCCGCGCAGCTTCCATCAACGCCGAAACCCATAGTCTCttcaaaaaagttatttctcTCGTACCCGAGGAACATGATCCCAGTCAAAAGATCGATGAAGTCACCGCTTATATCGTCGGTGAAAGAGACCTTATGCCGACCGTCAAAAAACCCTTGCCCTATCAAGTCTCCTCGATTTATGCACTTCTCGGAGATTATCTATTCAAATATAACCAGTACGCCAATTCTGTTTCCTACTTTCTCATGGACCTCTGTCTCCATCCCGAAGCCTTCAACTCTTGGGCTACTCTTGCCATGGTAATGGGAACTGAATTTGGGACTGCTCTGACCAGCTGCAAACCGTTACC TGACACGAAGAAACTACTTTTCGATGCGAAAATGGTTCAGTTCTGTTACCAGCGTGCGGTAGAATTGGTACCAGCTCAGAGTGTGATCTGGATCGAGTACGGAACATTCGCATACACGGTGCACTCTTTTTGTTCGCGTTTGTTGAAACAAGAAACGGATACTCTTAGTATGGAGAGATTTGCTGAATTGGAATCACGAAAAGAAACGACTCTCGATATTGCTGTGAACTGTTTCATTTCGGCGAATCgcgtttttttatcgaacatCGATGACAATACTCACGTTCACGATGAACGGTGGTTGTATCACTATATGCTCGCGAAAATAGCTGAAAAGAAGAACGAAGATCCCCCGGTTTTTCTCGACCATTATGCAAag GCTAGCAATTGGCTTCGGAAGAACAACGCCCAATATCCTCCTCGTATACCGCACAAAAATCCGAGTTATTTCTCGGTGGAGGCCCTCGAAGTGCATTACAGAATACACGCTTGCATTTTGAAGTATTTGGAGCAGCACGAAGGGAAAccgttgaaaaaatctttgggacAAGTTTTCATGGATCATCTGTTGGAATGCGCGAGCGGTCCTTTCATGCAGCACGAGTCGAAGCTTAGTAGAACCAAGAGACCCGGTAGCAACGGTTATCCAGAAGTTTCTCCAAGCGAGAACGTCGCCACGGAGTTGCCGAAGAGTCGAGCAAACCAGGAGAAACGTTTGAACAGTGTCGAGGAGATTCCCGGGCCTGAGAAACCGGATACACTTGGTAAATCGTCGAAAAACGAGTTGCGAAAACGTCACACGGATACGCAGCAAGAAGataatggaaaaagaataaaattgggCAGCGTATCGCACTTGCAACTGATGCAGGACGTGGTCGGTCTGATTGACGATTTGATTACGAAGGTTTGTGATATTGCAGCCACTCGAGAGAGCTCCGGCGatgaaataatcattttgTCAAGCGACGAAAATGAATTAGTACAGAAAATCACGATGAAGGAAGAAGTGAAAAGGAAAGAAGctgataaaatttcaaacaacGATCGAATAAGTAGTAGCGTCGAAAAAAAGTTACAGGGTCTTAATAGTCCTttaagaaaaactgaaaacgTTCAGGATCTCATGGACGAACTCATGAAACGAACTATGGAACTAGGCAACGAAGGTCAAATTTCCCCGCCTGACGACGAAGACACGAGAAAATCCGATGGCAAGTGGCTCATAAACGACGAAGTTCAAACAAGCGAAGGAAGATTCCTCACCAAcaaagaacgagaaaaagactcgaaggagaaaaacagcgataggaaaaaaacacaaatCAATTTGGTTAAGGACGAAGGGACACTCAGTCGCAGAGGCTCTCAAGAAAGCACTACGACCACTCAGACTACAACGACCACCACAGAAACTAACAATTCGAGTTCCAGTAGCAGTGATGAATCAAGCAGCAGCGAAGACAGCTCTGAGAGCGATAGCTCCAGTTCCAGCGACAGCGAATCTGCTGAGAGTGAGACCGAGAAGAAAAAGCCTATTCCTGAATTGGGAGAAAAGG AAGAGTATCTAACCGATGCCGAAGTTGGGAAATTAATCGGTTACTGCCTCGCCGGACTAGAACAATGCGTACTTCGTTTTCCCGAACACTACAAATCGGTCTACCGAATTTGCCACTATTATTTCAACAACAAAACTGCCAAGGACAATGCTAAATGTCGCGATCTCTTTCTTGGCACTTACAAGTGCCAATACTACACGGAACGCACCGTTCAAGGATTATTCGCTGatcggaaaaataataatttcttcAAC GGCGTATGGAGAAACCCCATCGAAGAAATTGATCGCCCCGGAAGTTTCGCCTCACACATGTCTCGTTGCATAACTCTCCTGATGCAAATACTCAAAGAAACCGATGACAGTTTGATGCTGTTGGATCTTTACGGACAATTGCGCAGGCTACCCGATCCTGACAA AAAATATCTGAGGGACTCCGAACGCGAACAACTGTCCCGACAAGCTTTAACACTTTGCATCCAATCGCTTCGGACTCGTATACAAAACATGTCTCCTCCACCTCCAGTCGTCGACAACCTGCAAATGTATCGTTCCGATCCACGGAAACAGGTTTTACTTGATGTTTACAAAATTTATCGGGAGATACAAAAGATTTATGCACCGAAGGATTCTACGATTCAGGCGTTCGCAGCACTTCTTATCGACTCTTATAAAGCCTACACGGGAATTAAG AACGCCGAAGGAAACGTAATAGAAGTTGCTCTGAAGTATTGTCAACAAATGACAAACGCGAGCAAAATGGCCGAGTCAAATCCAATCTCAATGACCGGCGTTGGTGCAATACCTACGACTTCATCGAGTCCG ATCGCGACGTCGCAGCCGCTGAGTTTGCCGACTTCACCTCAAACTCATCAGACCCGAAAACCCTACAAGAGTTCAACGGCAACGGGACGTCCTCGGGGCCGTCCCCCGAACGTGAACAAATATTTACAAGCGATGCAACAGAGTGCTGGAATGACGGGCCAGTTCAACACGAAAGGGTCTTTCGGAAATTATTTGGGAGTCAGTGCAAACAACGCTCTTATGAATGCATATTTTATGAATCCTTTGATGGATCCAACTATGTTATCGGCAGTACTCGCAGCTGGAATGGGTGGTCCGATTGATCCATTAGCGGCAGTTAATTATTTCAATCAAATGGGAAATTACCAAGACATATTGAGGCAGTATCAGAACAATTTGTCATCAATAACAAATTTAGCCGCCGGTTTTGGCAACATGGCGACCAGCCTACCGAGTACAATGACGAATACAGTGCCAACTATGAGTTCGGTCACGAGTTCGACGGGAGGATCAACGTCGTCCGGAAATCTCGGTAATTTAGGCGGCATGGGAAATCTTTCGAGTTTGACAGTCCAACAATTGTTAAATTTGAGCAACAATTCGAACGCTGCGAGTTCGAGAGCAGCCCCTATGTACCATCAAGCTGGTTCGAAGGCTCCAACGACCACGTCGACGACCAAGGAAGTTCCCAGCGTCTCGATAACCCCGGTCGGCTCCAACATGCAGCAACAGCAGttgatgaaaacgaaaatgcCGAAGCACTCGTCTTCCTCGTCATCCCACAACGAACCGATGCCAGCGCACATGACAAAAGCCATGCCCATACCTCAAGCAACGACAAAAACCTCGACACATCCGCCTACCACGCAAGTTTCCCTGTTGAAACCGTCGGTTGTTGCGCAAACCAAAATTCCGCCCCCCAAACAAATGTCCGCGCCGCAGATAAGAGTTTCGAAGTCACTCACCGAGCCTCAACCCGCCCACAACTCGTCTCATCCTTCCCTGACCGCCGGAAATTCGTCCGTCTCCACAGGAAACGTTCTACAAGCTGCTCACTCATCCGTTCTTCAAGGTCCCAACGCCATGAGCATGAAACCCACGAGCTCAAATATGGGAATGCCAAATTCTCGAAACCCCACACTCACCAGCGGTACATCCCTGCAGCACAAGCTCCTCTCCAAGAAAATGGCTCAACAAGCACAACCTCCGATGCCCATGAAGCCACAAAGTATgccgaaaaaacaaaaaacatcgaaGAGCAGTATTTCTCAGTTGCCGAATAACCTTCAGAGCCTCTTAAACACCATGTCCGGAGTTGGGACACACGCGATGGGTCAACCAGCCTTTTTGCCTCAAGAATTAAGCGGCATATCCGTCAGCCCTGTCGGCCCGTCCGTCGCGAAACCTCCTCCACCTCCGAAACATCCTCCCTATCGTAAAGTAACGAGCAAACCGAAAACAACAAGCATGGAAATGCCCGGGTCGATTCAGCCCTCGTTACCAGCCGCCAATACCGCTGAGACTCTCTCAATGCTCTCGCAGCTTCAACAACAATCTCATCTTGAAATAATACCTCAACAAAAAAGTCATGCTAAACCGAGCCAAGtggattattcgaaaaatttgccgCTCTCCCTGAGCATCGTACCGCCTCAGAAATTAGTCGAAAATGTCCGACCGACCAGCTCCGAGTGTATGTCCGTTTACGAATTGCCCAGGACTAAAACCAACGCCAATCTGTCCAAAACAAAAGAGTCCAAACACGCGAAAGACAGCGTCGAAATTATTACCCTCGATGATTAA
- the LOC122418240 gene encoding uncharacterized protein, which yields MYIIWGGRLDPQTQTDYGHTSLSSVIINSQNVTSYHFPGHGVRLVQWIRSEAELQRHYSAMWLLLPVGSIFITALVVLLMVMFNRCPQMVAAVVTGILGTIIVFIILMSLDHKPIYA from the exons ATGTACATAATTTGGG GCGGCAGATTGGATCCGCAGACTCAGACCGATTATGGTCACACATCTCTATCCTCTGTAATCATAAATAGCCAAAATGTAACGAGttatcattttcctgggcaCGGAGTACGTCTGGTTCAGTGGATTCGCAGTG AGGCGGAACTACAACGACACTATTCTGCAATGTGGTTGTTGCTGCCAGTTGGTTCGATTTTCATAACAGCGCTCGTTGTTCTGTTAATG GTGATGTTCAACAGATGTCCTCAAATGGTTGCAGCGGTAGTAACGGGAATACTCGGCACAATAATAGTCTTCATAATATTAATGTCACTTGATCACAAGCCAATTTACGCGTGA